In Blattabacterium cuenoti, a single window of DNA contains:
- a CDS encoding type I restriction enzyme HsdR N-terminal domain-containing protein, with protein MSDFNLFITNYLYLTCVNKKNYIFCNIRKKFYVFSGEELVRQYILFLLQQKHYKTSDICIEYPFKINNSNNRLDLLVYKKQKPHLLIECKSPNISITQKTFDQISKYNIKIKAPYLMISNGIKHLICKINNHKYLFMDDIPL; from the coding sequence ATGTCAGATTTTAATCTTTTTATTACAAATTATTTATATTTGACTTGTGTCAATAAAAAAAATTATATATTCTGCAATATTAGAAAAAAATTTTATGTTTTTTCTGGAGAAGAATTAGTTAGACAATATATATTATTTTTATTACAACAGAAACATTACAAAACATCTGATATATGTATAGAATATCCTTTTAAAATTAATAATTCAAACAATAGATTGGATCTTTTAGTTTATAAAAAACAAAAACCACATTTATTGATTGAATGTAAATCTCCCAATATTTCAATTACACAAAAAACATTCGATCAAATTTCTAAATATAATATAAAAATTAAAGCACCATATTTAATGATTAGTAATGGAATAAAACACTTAATTTGTAAAATAAATAATCATAAATATTTATTTATGGATGATATTCCATTATAA
- the gap gene encoding type I glyceraldehyde-3-phosphate dehydrogenase, which produces MSVIKIGINGLGRIGKMVLSSMIERDNFHIVAVNDLASVDYLAYMLKYDSVHGRFKGKINIEDNYLIVNGKKITVTNEKNPDNLKWNKLDVEYVIESTGVFLTKELASIHLKSGVKKVILSAPPKDKDIPMYVMGVNHETLKIHHPSIISNASCTTNCLAPIVKVLNDKFGVTKGLMTTIHASTATQKVVDSVSAKDWRSGRSSLNNIIPASTGAAEAVGKIIPSINGKLTGMAFRVPILDASVLDLTVCLKSYTNYNEIKSSMKIASETSLKGILGYTEELVVSTDFIGDTRTSIFDASSSMMLNSTFVKIISWYDNEVGYASKIVDLIDYIHSYCYN; this is translated from the coding sequence ATGTCTGTGATTAAAATAGGAATTAATGGTCTTGGAAGAATAGGAAAAATGGTGTTAAGTTCTATGATAGAAAGAGACAATTTTCATATTGTTGCCGTTAATGATTTAGCCTCAGTTGATTATTTAGCTTATATGTTAAAATATGATTCAGTTCATGGAAGATTTAAAGGTAAAATTAACATAGAAGATAATTATTTAATTGTAAATGGAAAAAAAATAACAGTTACTAATGAAAAAAATCCAGATAATTTAAAATGGAATAAATTGGATGTTGAATATGTGATAGAATCTACAGGAGTTTTTTTAACTAAAGAATTAGCTAGTATTCATTTAAAATCTGGAGTAAAAAAAGTAATTTTATCTGCTCCACCAAAGGATAAGGATATTCCTATGTATGTAATGGGGGTTAATCATGAAACATTAAAAATTCATCATCCTTCTATAATTTCTAATGCATCTTGTACTACTAATTGTTTAGCACCAATTGTGAAAGTTTTAAATGATAAGTTTGGAGTTACAAAAGGATTAATGACTACAATACATGCATCTACTGCAACACAAAAAGTTGTTGATTCGGTTTCTGCTAAAGATTGGAGATCTGGTAGATCATCATTGAATAATATTATTCCTGCATCTACTGGGGCCGCAGAGGCAGTTGGAAAAATTATTCCAAGTATCAATGGAAAATTAACTGGAATGGCTTTTCGAGTTCCAATATTAGATGCTTCTGTGTTAGATTTAACTGTTTGTTTAAAATCTTATACAAATTATAATGAAATTAAATCTAGTATGAAAATTGCATCTGAAACTTCATTAAAAGGAATATTAGGATATACTGAAGAATTAGTAGTTTCTACAGATTTTATAGGAGATACTAGAACGTCTATTTTTGATGCAAGTTCAAGTATGATGTTAAATTCTACTTTTGTTAAAATCATATCATGGTATGATAATGAAGTGGGTTATGCATCTAAAATAGTAGATCTTATAGATTATATTCACTCTTATTGTTATAATTAA